The sequence below is a genomic window from Thermodesulfobacteriota bacterium.
TTACGGCCGGCGGCGCCTGGCGGTGGTGGACTGGGATGCCCACCACGGCAACGGCATCCAGGCCGCCTTCGAGACCGATCCGGAGGTGCTCTACGCCAGTATCCACGAGCACCCGACCTTTTCCTTTCCCGGTACCGGCTACAGCGACGAGACCGGCACTGGCCCGGGCCTGGGCTACACCCTGAACGTCCCTCTGCCCCCCGGCGCCCATGACGCCATGGTGCTGGCCGCCCTGGACGAGCAGCTGGAGCCGGCCCTCACCGCCTTCGCGCCGGAGGGCCTGATCGTCGCCGCCGGTCTCGACGGCCACCGGCAGGACGACATGTCCGGCCTCGCCTACAGCACCGGGCTGTACCGCCGGTTGGGGGAGCGGATGGCCGCCTGGGGCCGCCGTTATTGCCAGGGCCGGGTGCTGTCCATTCTGGAGGGGGGCTATGAGCTGGAGCCGCTGGCGGCCAGTGTCGAGGCCTATCTCCTGGGCCTGGCCGAGGGGGAATGAAGACTTGGGAGGGATGCCATGTATGTCCGCAGCCACATGACGGCACCGGCAGTGACGGTCGGACCGGACGAGAAGCTGCCGGCAGTCCGGGAGATCCTGGCCGGACGGCACTTCCGGCATCTGCCGGTGGTGGACGGGCACGGCCACCTGGTGGGCATGGTCACGGACCGGGACCTGCGCTCCGCCTATCCATCGCCGGTGATGGCGGAGGCCGGCCGCCAGGAGCTGCTGGCGCAGCTGGCGGCCACGCCGGTGTCGGCGATCATGAGCCGGGACCTGGTCTGGCTGGGCCTGCTGTCCACCCTGGACGACGCTCTTTTCCTCCTGGAGCGCCACAACGTCGGCGCTCTGCCGGTGGTGGATGCCGGGCAGCGGGTGGTGGGGATCTTCTCGGTCCGGGATCTTCTGGCCGCCTACCGCACCCTGTTCGGGGTGGGCCTGCGGGGCTCCAGCCTCATCGAGATCGTCGACGACGGCCGGCCGCGCATCCTGTCCACCATCATCCAGGCCCTGGAGGAGCGGGACATCCCCTTCACCCGGGTGGTGCGGGCCCAGGGCGATCAGGAAGAAGCGGGGCCGGGCCGCATCTACATCCGGGTCAACACGTACAACCTGCGCTCGGTGCACGCGGCGGTGGCCGAGGCCGGCCTGCGGCCGGTGGTCGCCGCTCCGGAGCCGCCGGCCCCGGAAAAGCCCGGCCATCAGGGTTGAATCACCGGCATACCGGTTGTACCTTGCGGCAAAGATCCCTTTCTGCCGGTGACAGGCCATGCAAACCGCACAGCTCCTGGAGATCCTCGCCAGCCACAACCAGTTCTGGACCGCGGGCCGTATCGATGCCGGTGTCGAACGTGCCGCCCTGGCCAGGTGTCTGGAGCAGATCGAGACCAAAGAGGTCGTCGTCCTCAAGGGCATCCGGCGTTGCGGCAAGTCCACCCTGCTGGCCCAGATCCTGGCCGCCCTCCTGGCGCGGGGCATTGCACCGCGACAACTCCTGCGGCTCAACCTGGAAGAGCCGCTTCTGGTCACGGCCGCCTCCATCGAGCTCCTGGAACGGATCTACCGCACCTGGCGGGAGCGGGTCTGTCCCACAGGCCGGGGGTACATCTTCCTGGACGAGGTCCAGAACATCCCGGGCTGGGAGCACTGGGTGCGGGGCCGCAGCGAGACCGAGGACATCAAGGTGTTCGTCACCGGATCATCGGCCCAGCTGCTGAGCCGGGAGATCGGCACCAAACTGACCGGCCGTCACATCTCCTTCGAGATCTTCCCGTTGTCCTTTGCCGAGCACCTGCGCTTCCATGGCATCGTGGTCGATGGCGAGTTGGACTACTGCAGCCGCAAGGCCATGATTCGGCATCTGTTCCACACCTACCTGCAATATGGTGGCTTCCCGGAGGTCGTCTTGCAGGAGACGGACGCCGCACGCCAGCTGTTGCTCAAGCATTACTTCGACGACATCCTGTATCGTGACATCGTCAGCCGGCACGAGATCCGTGATGTCTCCAGTCTGCGCCACCTGGCCGTCTTCCTGCTCACCAACAACGCCAAGCTGACCAGCGTCAACAAGCTCCGGAGCAACTTCAGTATTTCCCAGGACAAGACCGAGAACTACCTGTCGGCCATTCTCGAAAGCTATCTGCTTTTCCGCCTGCAACGCTTCTCCTGGTCGCTCAAGACCGTGCAGCGCGCCGGGTTCAAGACCTACGCCATCGATACCGGACTGCGCAACCGGGTCGCCTTCTCCTTTTCCCAGGATCTCGGCCGCCTCGTGGAGAATGTGGTGCACAACCACCTCAGGACCTGCCACGAGGAGATCTTCTTTCACAGCGATGGCCATGAAACGGATTTCGTGGTCAAGGAGGGGCTCCGGCTGACCAGCCGGATCCAGGTCTGGTACGAGGATACAGCCCAGACTGCCATTCCGGCGCGGGAGCTGGCCGCCTTCGCCAGCGCCGGGGAGGACACCCGCTGCCTCCTGCTCACCAACGATCTGGCGGCAGAGCACCAGGTCGGGCCGGTCAAGGTCCAATGCCTGCCGGTCGTCCGCTTCCTGCTGGGACTGGGATAGAGGACCACCCGCCTCCAACCGGCCCTTGTCTTTTCCCCGCCCGCCGTGCAACCCTAACCCTGCCCCTGACAGCAGCCAAAGGCCACGAAGACCGCCAGCCGGCACCGTCCTCCCGAGAGATGCGCCGCCATGCTCGACGCCCTGTTCACCCCCCGCACCATCGCCGTGATCGGCGCCTCCCGCACCCCGGGCAAGGTGGGCCACGACATCCTGGCCAACCTCCAGGCCGGGGGCTTTGCCGGCAGCCTGATCCCGGTCAACCCGGACGCGGATGCCATCTGTGGCCTGCCGTGCCGGCCCAACCTCCAGGGTCTGGCCGAAAGGATCGACCTGGGCATCGTGGCGCTGCCGGCGGCCGCGGCCCCGGAGGCGGTGCGGCAGCTGGTGCGCGCCGGCGCCCGGGCGGTGGTGGTGGTGTCGGCGGGCTTCAAGGAGACCGGCCCCGAGGGCGCCGGCCAGGAGCGTGAGCTGGCCCGGCTCTGCCGGGAGGGGGGTGCCCGGCTGCTGGGGCCCAACTGCCTGGGGCTCATCAATACATCCCACCACCTCAACGCCTCCTTTGCCGGCCCCCTGCCGCCGGCCGGACCCATCTCCATCCTCTCCCAGTCCGGGGCGGTTTGCACCGCGCTCCTGGATCTGGCCCGCGGCCGCGGTCTCGGGCTGGCCAAGGTGGTGAGCCTGGGCAACAAGGCGGATCTTTCCGAGGTGGATCTGCTGCTGGCCCTGGCCCGGGACCCGGACACCAGGGTGATCCTGGGCTATCTGGAGGACATCGTCTCCGGGGAAGAGTTCGTCAAGGCCGCCGAGGAGGCGGCGACGAGAAAGCCGGTGGTCATCCTCAAGGCCGGGACCACCGAAGCCGGAAGGCTGGCCGCCTCCTCCCACACCGGCGTCCTGGCCGGCGCCGAGGTGGCCTATGGCGCTGCCTTCCTGCGGGCCGGCGTCATCCGCGCCGACTCCTTTGCCGCCCTGTTCGACTACGGCACCGCCCTGGCCCTGCAGCCGCTGCCAGCGCCCGGGCGGCGGGTGCTCATCATCACCAATGCCGGCGGCCCCGGGATCATCGCCGCCGATGCGGTGGAGAGGGCGGGCCTGTTCCCGGCCCGCCTGGACGGCAACACCACCACCGCCCTCCGGCAGCGGCTGCCGCCGGCAGCCAGCCTGGGCAACCCGGTGGACGTCCTGGGGGACGCCGACCCGTCCCGTTATGCCGCAGCCATCGCCGCGGCCCAGGACGATCCCGGCGTCGATGCCATCCTGGTCATTCTCACCCCCCAGGCCATGACCCAGCCGGCCGCCACCGCCACCGCCATTGCCGGGGTGATGCGGGGCGAAAAGCCGGTGGTGGCTGCCTTCATGGGTGGCGACCGGGTGATGCCCGGGCGGCGGGAGCTGGCCGCCAGCCACATCCCGGACTTCGACACCCCGGAGCAGGCGGTGGCCACCCTGACCGGTCTCTTCCAGTACGCCGCCTGGCGCGCCCGGCCGCCCCGGCTGGTCACCCGCTTCCGGGTCAACCGCCGGCGGGTGGAGCGGATCATCTTCCGGCGGCTGCGCACCGGCCGCCTCCGGATCGGTGAGGTCAAGGCCAAGGACATCCTCAAGGCCTATGGCTTCCGCATTCCCAACGGCTGTCTGGCCAGCTCCGGCGAGGAGGCGGTGGAGATCGCCGAGCGGCTGGGCTATCCGGTGGTGATGAAGATCGTCTCCCCGGACATCGTCCACAAGTCGGACTTCGGCGGCGTGCGCCTCAATGTGGCCACCAGCGAGGCGGTGCTGGACAACTTCGATCTCATGATGCTGCGCATCCGTGAGCGGGCGCCGGAGGCGCGGGTGGATGGCGTTTACCTGGAAGAGATGCTGGGCCGGGGGCTGGAGGTCATCATCGGCATGACCCGGGACCGCCAATTCGGCCCCATGCTCATGTTCGGCCTGGGCGGCATCTTCGTGGAGGTGATGAAGGACGTCACCTTCCACCTGGCGCCCATCACCCTGGACGAGGCGATGCAGATGCTCATGGCCACCCGTTCCTACGAGATCCTCCAGGGGGCCCGGGGGCAGCGCGGGGTGAACCTGGCCGCCATCGCCGACGGCCTGCAGCGGATCAGCCAGCTGGCCACCGACTTCCCGGCCATTGCCGAGCTGGACATCAACCCCTTCATCGTCAGCGCCGGCGGCTCCGAGCCCTTCGTGGCTGACGCCCGCATCACCCTCTCTCCCGCCGAGGCCCGGCCATGAGCGACGGCAGCGTCACCTACCCGGACCCGGACTGGCAGGAGCGCTACCGGGACATGATCATGACCACCCGCCGGGCGGTGGGGCTCCTGAAGCCCGGCCAGCGGGTGTTCCTGGGCACCGGCTGCGGCCAGCCGGTGGAGCTGGTGGAGGCCCTGGTGCAGCGGGCCGGCGAGCTGGTGGACGTGGAGATCATCCACCTCTTGACCGCCGGCGCGGCCCCGTATGCCACCGCCCGGCTGGCCGACAGCTTCCTGGTCAACTCCTTCTTCATCGCCGAGAATGTCCGGGAGCATATCCAGGAGGGCCTGGGCCACTACACGCCGATCCGGCTCTTCGACATCCCGCGCATCTTCGCCTCCGGCCAGCTGCCCCTGGATGCGGCCCTCATCCAGGTGACGCCGCCGGACAGCCGGGGCCGGGTGAGCCTGGGGGTGTCAGTGGACATCGTCAAGAGCGCGGCCGAGAACGCCTCCCTGGTCATCGCCCAGGTCAACCCCCAGATGCCGCGCACCCTGGGGGACAGCTTCCTGGACGTCTACGACCTGGACGTGCTGGTGCCCGTGGACCGGCCGATCATCGAGGTCCAGCCCCTGCCGGTCACCGAGGTCACCCGCCGGGTGGGCAGCCACATTGCCGCCCTGGTGGAGGACGGCTCCACCATCGAGTTCGGCATCGGTCGCATCCCCCAGGCCGTCGCCGACCTCTTGCAGGGCAAGCGCGACCTGGGCATCCACACCGAGATGCTCACCGACTCCATCGTTGACCTGATCCATTCCGGCGCGGTCACCGGCGCCCGCAAGACCATCGACCGGGGCAAGATCGTCGCCTCGTTCTGTCTGGGCTCGAAGAGGCTCTTCGACCTGGTGCACAACAACCCCCTCTTCTCCTTCCGGCCTACCGAGTACGTCAACGACTCCCACGTCATCGGCCGCCTGCCGAAGATGATCGCCATCAACACCGCCCTGGAGGTGGACCTCACCGGTCAGGTCTGCGCCGATTCCCTGGGGGGAAAATTCTTCTCCGGCATCGGCGGCCAGGTGGACTTCAACCGCGGCGCTGCCCGCTCCAAGGGCGGCAAGGCCATCATCGCCCTGCCCTCCACCGCCAAGAACGGCACCATCTCCCGCATCGTCAGCCGGCTCTCACCGGGCGCCGGGGTGGTCACCTCCCGGGGCGACGTGCACTACGTGGTCACCGAGCACGGGGTGGCATACCTGCACGGCAAGAGCGTCCAGGAGCGGGCCTTGGCCCTCATCTCCATCGCCGATCCCCGCTTCCGGGAGGGCCTCTTCCACGATGCCCTGGAGGCCAAGCTGGTGCGCCAGGAGCTGGCCGCCTTCGGCGACAAGCTCCTGGTCACCTCCCAGGAGATGCGCAGCACCCTCCGTCTGGAGGACGGCACCCAGATCACCCTGCGGCCGATCCAGCCCACCGACGAGCCGCTGCTGCGGGATCTCCTCTACGCCCTGTCCCAGGAGACCGTCTACTACCGGTTCATGACCCGGCTGCAGCGCTTTCCCCACAAGGAGGTGCAGCGCTTCGTCTACATCGACCACCGCAAGGACGTGGCCATCGTCGGCACCGTGCCCGAGGCCCACGGCGAGGACATCGTCGCCGTCGGCCGCTACTACCTCGATGAGCGCACCAACCGGGCCGAGGTGGCCTTCGTCATCCGGGACTCCTGGCAGAACCGCCACATCGGCACCTCGCTTTTCCGCCACCTCATGACCATCGCCAAGCGCAACGGCATCTCCGGCTTCACCGCCGAGGTCCTCAGGGACAACAAGCGCATGCAGACCATCTTCAACAAGAGCGGTCTCAAGGTGAAAAGCGTGCTCAACGAAGACGTCTACTCCTACGAGATCGACTTCTGAGAACAGCCGACTGCCTTCTGTGACATGTGCCCATCACGCCTTGACAGAGAGGCTCCGGCACCCGGGTCACGCGGCGACGCCGGAGCCCATCCCTTCCCACCGGCCCTTCTCACCAGACGGAGGGCACGAAGCCGGCATCGTTTCTGATGATCACCGTCTCGCCGCTCTGGGCGAGAACGAAGAGCCCCTGGCGGTGCGCGTGCCGGGCCACCTCGTCCGGCAGCACCATGGCCGCCACCGCGCCCATGAGCTTGAGGGAGGCCCACTGCGGGGCCAGGCGCTTGAACCGGGACAGACGGTCCAAGTGCTCGGTGACATCATCCACCGACAAGGTGCTCTTGCACTCCACCGCCACCGCCTCCTGGTCGTTGACCACCAGCAGATCGATCTCCATGGTCTCGCCGCCCCGGTCGACGCTCACCCCCCGGATGACTTGGTGCACCTCGATCCCCCGCTCCCGAAACAGGCGCACCACCGCCGGCCGCACCATCTCCTCCACGAAATCGCCCAGCCGATTGCCCAGCCGACCGATGGCGGCGGAGACCTCCTTGATCTTGCGGTCTGTGTCCTGAAACTTCCGGTCCGTCTCCCGGGAGCCTTGCCGGATCAATCGCTCCGTTTCCTGAAATCTGCGGTCCGTAGCCTGGAAAAGCTTCCAGACTTCCTCGAGGGTGATCTCTTGGCCCATGACAACCTCCTTGGCCGAAGGCATATGCCCGACACTGGCGCCGGTCTTCCTTGCGGCAGGGACGGCGTCCGAACAATGGTGGAGCAGGGTGCCGACTGCGTTATCTGCCCCCCTTTGACTGACCCAGCCTAGCAAAACCGCTGGCGGGTGTCGAGGTGGCGCGGCCGCCCTCAGGGCGCCAGCGGCACCGGCACCCCGGTCTTCGCCGCCAGGGCCTGGCGCAGCCGAGCCTCATCCACCTCCTCGGGCGCGACCCCCCGCTGCCGCAGCAAGCCTTCGGCCTGGGCGCCGAGATCGACCCCACCCATGAAGTCCTCGTGCACCTCCACGTAGGGCACGCCGTGGGCGATCCCCGCCTTCACCGGCTGGTAGACAATCTCCACCGCCAGTCCCGGCTCCACCAAGTCATAGAGGGTGGCAATATCCCGGGGATAGAGGCGCATGCAGCCGTGGCTCACCCGGCGGCCCACCCCCAGGGGCTTGTTGGTGCCGTGCAGAAGGACGTCCCCGGAGGAAAGCCGCAGGGCGTGGCGGCCCAGGGGGTTGTTGGGGCCGGGCGGCACCCGCGCCGGCAGTTCCGGCTTTTCCGCCCGGATGGATGGCGGCACCGTCCAGGAGGGGTCCCGGATCTTTTCCACGATCCGGAAACGGCCGGTGGCGGTGTCAAAGCCCTCCCGGCCGATGCCGATGGGGAAGGTGGTCACCTTGAGGCCCTGGGGGTGCCAGCTGAGAAGATACAGCCGCAGCTCCGCCAGATTGACCACCAGGCGGCTCACGGAGGAAGCCTCGCCAGCAGCCGGTCGGCGGGAGGCAACCAGGCTCCGCACCACCCGGCTGCCCGCGGCCAGCTCACCCAGGTCGGCCAGCCGCTGCCGGGCCTGGGAGCGGTCCGCAAACGGGCCGAGCTGGAGGCCATGACGGTCACCGCGCTCCTCCAGCCGCAGGAGCGCCTGTTCCCCGGCAGGCAGCTGGGGCCGCAGCCGGGTGGCGGCCTCGATGGCCTCCGGCTGGCCGGCGTACGAGCCAAGCTCGATGGCGTGGAAAAGGCCCGCCGGCCAGGACGCCGGCGGCTCGGTCTCGGGGAGGAGCCAGGAGGTCGGGATCAGGACCCGGGCCTCGGCCCCCGGATACCAGGGGTCGAAATCCGGATTGGCGGCCGCGATCTCGTTGTAGCCGAGATCATGGCGCAAGGCGAGATCAACCAGGGTCTCGGCATCGCTGGCGATCCGATGCCAAGCCACCTCGCCCAACCGCTCCTGGGCGCCGACCTCGAAGGCCGCCGCCAGGATCGAAGGCGCCAGCCCCGGGCCCGCGAGCAGCCAGGCAGCCAGCAGCAACAGGGGGCCCCGCATCTTACGGGCCCTTCCCGGCTCCATCCGACTCGGGCGCAGCGGGCGCCACCCCGGCTGGCGGCCCGAGGCGGCCGCAGCCCCGTCCCCGCTCGGCCCGGCACAGGGCGCAGCGGCTGGGGGCGCAGCCCTGGCAGGAAAAGCAGTCCGGGCAGGACTCCTGCCCGGCGCCGCAAGGCCGGGGCTCCGGAACGAAGACCAGGCCCGGCAGGGAGCGGGCAGGAACAAAGGCCATGGGTCGTCTCTACTCCCGCTCACCCCCCGTCGCTGTCCGGGTGGCTTCGCCCCAGCTCGGCCAAGGTGCACAGGGAGTCGGTGCCGCACCGGTCCTGGATCTGGCGCAAATGGATCATGTTGGCCTCAATGGCCTCGCTGTAAAGGTCCCGATCCACCCCCCAGCGGGCCCGGAAGTGGAGGCGCATGAAGCGGAAGACCCCCCCCAGCTCCTCGTGCAAGCGGCGTTGGGCCACCAGGTAGTAGAACTCCTCGGTCTTGTCCACCAGCTCCTGCTCCGAACGGTAGCCCGACAGGCCCCCCTCCTGGAATTCCTTGAACAGGAGTGGCAGCTTGTCCAGATAACGGGGATCAGCCATCTGGGCCAGCAGATCCGCCGAGCCCATGGCCTGGCCCACCAGGGCCATCTCCCGATCCCGGAAAGGGATCTCGCGCAAGGACAGGCTGAGGATGGTGGCTCGGATGAGATGCCGGCAATCCTCCAGATCGGCCGCGGGCAGGCCGCGGCCGGCCAGGACCCGCTGCATCAGGGCGATGCTCCGCTCCTCGTGTCCTACGGTGTACTTGGCCCCCGAGCCCTCCTGGTCGCCCTCCTCCTGGATGAGACCGGTGTCATGGAACAAGGCCGCGTACAGGCCCAGGAGCAGCGCCCGGCACGAAAGCGGGTGCCCGCCCAGGGTCAGCCCGTGCAGAAGCCTGGCCATGGCCAGCACCACGGAACAGGTGTGCTCCAGGTTGTGGTACAGGGTGTTGCTGGCCCGGTAGCCAGGAAAACGGCCATGGAACAGACGGAGGACGTCCTGCCACACCGGGACGAACAGGCCCAGGTCCAGGGCCTCCGGGGCGGCCAGCGCCATGATGGCCTGGATTTCGGCCAGACACCGCTCGGGGTCGCTGCCGTCCACGAACTGATGCAAGGTGATGTCAGAAGGGTCCATGGGCCATGAAAGCGCTCGTTGATGGCGGCTCCTGCACCGCTTCTTGGGAGGATGACATCGTCTGGTCGTCGGCGCAGGGCCAGGGTCAGTCCGGAAAACGCCGCTGGATGGCGGTGATGACTTCGTAGATCTGGAAGAAGGCTGCCACCACCTCGGGGTCGAAATGGCGGCCGGAGCTGGCGCGGATCTCGGTCAGGATCCGCTCCTCGGGCCAGGGCTCCTTGTAGCAGCGGCGCGCGGCTAGGGCATCGAAGACATCGGCCAGGGCCACGATCCGGGCCGCGGCCGGGATCTCCTCCCCGCGCTTCGGCTGGCCGGCCGCCTCATCGCTGTGCAGGAAATCGGGCAGCACCCCGGGGTAGCCGCCGCCGGCCCACTTCTCGTGGTGGTTGAGGGCGATGTCCACGCTCATCCGGTCCAGAGCCGAGGTGGTGTTGACGAAGAGCCGCGCGCCATAGACGGTGTGCAGCTTCATGACCTCGAACTCCTCAGGGGTCAGCCGGCCCGGCTTCTTGAGGATGGCGTCCGAGATCCCCACCTTGCCCACGTCATGGAGCATGGCCGCCAGACGGATGAGGTCCCGCTGGGCCTTGATCACCCGCCGCTCCCAGCCGCGGTTCAGAGCCCAGCGCTGGAAGATCTCCGCTGAGTAGGCGCCCACCCGCTGGACATGGGCCCCGGTCTCCCCCGGGTCCCGCAGCTCGGCCATCTTCATCATCCGGAGGATCAGCTCCCGGTTCATGCAGCCGCGCTCGATGGCCACCGCGGCGTGGTTGCCGAAAAGGGGCACATAGAGCTGGCTGGGCCGGGAGAACGGCACCACCCGCCCCTCACCCTCCTTGGCATTGATGAGCTGCATCACCCCCACCAGCCGGTCGTCGAAGGTCTTGAGGGGGATGGTCAGGATGGAGCGGGTCCGGTAGCCGGACAGCTCGTCGAAGCGGGGGTTGAAGGCGTAGGGGCGGTCAGCGGGGATGGCGTAGGCGTCGTCGATGACCAGGTGCTGGCCGGTCAGGGCCGCGTAGCCGACGATGGAGGTGTCGTCCACCCCCACGGTGTAGGCGGAGTAGAGGGCGGCGTTGTTCTCGTCCTCCCGGAACAGGGTGTCGTTGTGGACATAGCTGAAGGCCAGCTGATCCTTCTCCAGCAGGAAGATCGAGCCGGCATCGGCCTGGGCCAGCCGCCGCGCCTCCAGGAGGATCCGATCCAGGATGGCATCCACGTCTTTGAGGTGGTTGATCTCCTCGGTGGTGCGCAGAATCCGCAGAACCACATCCTCGTCGTAACGCTCGCTTGCCATGATTCCCCCCATCGCCGCTTCCACCCAGGCTCCACAAGCCAGGATCGATACAGAACACAAGGAGCACGACCCTGTCAAGTCTGGGGCGTGGGGGCCCGGGCCTTGTCTGCCCGGATCCGGAAATAAAGCTCTTCGTGGGCCAGGGCGACCGCGCCCCAGCCGTGGCCCTCGGCCGTCCGCCGGGCCTGGCTGCCCAGCCGTGCCCGCAGCTGGGGGTCGCGGAGCGCCGCCAGCGCCTGCCGGAGCTGGGCCGGACCAGCCACCGTCAGTCCATTCTCCCCGGAAACAATCAGGCTGGCAACCCCGGCCTCACGGCTCACCACCACAGACAGGCCGCAGGACATGGCCTCCAGGATGCTCATGCCGAAGGCCTCCCGCCGGGAGGGCAGCGCCACCAGATCAGCGGCCGCCAGATACGGCCGGACGTCGGCGGCCAGACCGAGGAACTGCACCCGCCCGCCCAGACCGTGAGCGGCCACCTGACGCCGGAACCAGGACAGGCGCTCGCCCCGGCCCACCACCAGGAGATGCATCCCGGTCCCCAAGGCCGCCAGCAGCAGATCCAGACCCTTGCGCCGGAACTCGGAGCCCACGAAGAGCACGGCCAGCGCCTCCGGCGCCAGTCCCAGCCGCTGGCGGCTCTCGTGCCGCAGGCCCGCCAGGGTCTGGGGATGGAAGTGGCCGGTATCGACCCCCGGCGGGATGACCTGCACCCGCTCCTGGCGCCGGTAGTGGCGACGGCAATCCTCCCGGATGCACTCCGATACCGCCACCAGCCAGCGGCCGGCCATCTGCCGGCGCTCCAGCCAAAGATAGAGCCAGCTGCGCGGGCTGAGCCAGACCTGATCCAGGCGCCGCCATCCGGGGTACTGGGCAACCCCACCCCGGTAGGAGAAGGTGTGCAGGGTGAGCAGGTCCTGGGCCCAGCCCCGCTCGTGGGAGTGGACCACATCGTAGGCGCGGCCGGCCAGCCGGTGGGCGGCGTCCTGGGCAAAGGCCAGGGAGCTGCCCACCGAGGAGAAGCGCCAGCGATCCGGAATCAGGGACAGCCCCATGCCGGCCGCCAAGGCCGGCTCGTACTCCCGGA
It includes:
- a CDS encoding glycosyltransferase family 4 protein, producing the protein MTSPLRLAVITKYLRATGGAERYGLEVARRMVERGHAVDLYVREYEPALAAGMGLSLIPDRWRFSSVGSSLAFAQDAAHRLAGRAYDVVHSHERGWAQDLLTLHTFSYRGGVAQYPGWRRLDQVWLSPRSWLYLWLERRQMAGRWLVAVSECIREDCRRHYRRQERVQVIPPGVDTGHFHPQTLAGLRHESRQRLGLAPEALAVLFVGSEFRRKGLDLLLAALGTGMHLLVVGRGERLSWFRRQVAAHGLGGRVQFLGLAADVRPYLAAADLVALPSRREAFGMSILEAMSCGLSVVVSREAGVASLIVSGENGLTVAGPAQLRQALAALRDPQLRARLGSQARRTAEGHGWGAVALAHEELYFRIRADKARAPTPQT